The Anas acuta chromosome 2, bAnaAcu1.1, whole genome shotgun sequence genomic interval CTCACAATACTCAGTACTCAGTGTGTCTGCTCAGTGCACTTTGCATAATCTCATCTCTGTGCCGGCTGGCATGTTAGTACTCCTTTCTGGAATTTGCTGAAGAAAcagcatgttttttgttttttttttttttgttttgtttttaaaaaaaaagttctcttcATTGAATTCATCTAGTCAAACAACAGGTAAGCAGTTATAACATGTTGCTTTTACTTCAGCAGGATTTTGAAATCGCATAAGTACTAATTTATTTGGTACTTCTGAAGTTTATGTATCtaacctgttttgttttgttttgttttttctgaagGGAGCCAGTCGTGTTTTCAGTGAATGGgaaatacataattttcagattatcatagaatcatagaatggcttgggttggaagggaccttaaagatcatttagttccaacccccctgccataggcagggatgccacccactagatcaggtttgccagggccccatccagcctggtcttggtCTTATACTAAAAcccatataaaataataaaacatttgatATGTTATTAGAAAACTTCAAAATGATTAgttttaaaagatttgttttctgtttactaTCATAATTTACCACTGTGTCAAATTTTAAGACAGAACTACCTCCATATTCTTATTTaccatttctgtaaaaataactaTAATTACACTCCTCTATCATGTGCAATACCTACAATACATAGATATACTTCTTTATGTTGCTATTTCTTCACAGTACCTATCAACTTCTAAAGTTCTGAAGGAACTACACAGTTTACTTCTCTTGGATTAGTTTTGCACCTGTTATATTTGTCTACTTTGAAGATCCCCACTTTTATCTTTCAGATTATTTTGAGATCTGCAATTAAAATTGTCTCAATGGATGAATAAAGGAGCACGGCCACATTAGATTGCAATGACATAAAAGCATGTTTATTTAAACTCTGTAACTTGAATCTTTTTGATGTGTGAGTTGTTTTGTGAAAAGCTTTATGTCACATTCTCTCACTGCTGACAAGTGCCTATTCTGTCAGTCTAAGCAATCGAGATCCTTTTGGATTCTTAAATTTTAGTGAGAACTTTGGACACAATGAGAATACAGGAACGTGACATCTTGTAATGCAatgttttctattctttttaatTCCAAGAACCATTTCTTCAGATAATGTGTTGTATACATTTgctgccatttcatttcatttcatttcatttcatttcatttcatttcatttcatttcatttgccAACACATGTTTAGAgcatttatacatatatatatatatgtattttaaaatgagagcCGTATCTCTTGTATCAAtgtaaaacttttctttctaataaGGATAGAACCAAGTggacttttctctgttttaattaGGTTGCTAAGACTTTTATAATAGAGGACAATTAATATAGCATGGCTTCTGTTTTGAGTTCTGTATGTTGAAGTTTGgagataatttttgttttatgtcaattagttttgttttttacgtgcatttctctttccttttccatagGTTGTTTGGGCAACAAGTAGCAGAATAGGTTGTGCAATTAATTTGTGTCATAACATGAACATCTGGGGACAGATTTGGCCAAAAGCAGTCTATCTTGTATGCAATTATTCTCCTAAGTAAGTTGGCTGACACCCATAAATATCTTGGGGAGTAGGGGGTGGAAAAGGTAATACTTTATGATGATCCAGGAAATAATACAAAAGGAAATtagttttctattatttttttgtacttttacaAAGTAGTGCTTTGTTCCCaaggcagccttggctgcacAAATACTCTTGTGATTTTGTAGGACTTCAGTTTTGTGGCCTGTGTTTTAGCATACAACATCAGAGAGATCTTCATTGTATTGTGATGATGatctgtaaaaaaaatgtatctccCCATTGTGACCTTAAAGAATGTAAGTAAATGGTTAACATCCTATAggatattcacagaatcacagaattgtctaggttggaagagacctcaagatcatcgagttcaacctctgacctaacactaacaagtcctccactaaaccatattgctaagttcaacatctaaacgtcttttaaagacctctagtggtgactccaccactatcctgggcagcccattccaatgcttcacaaccctctcagtaaacAAGttcctcctaatatccaacctaaaacaacTTTAcggcacaactttagcccattcccccttgtcctgtcaccaggtacatgggagaatagaccaacccccacttCTCTACCTcttcctttaatgtacttataaagagcgataaggtcgcccctgagcctcctcttctccaggctgaacaagcccagctccctcagccgctccttgtaggacttgttctccagactccTCACCAGCTCCATCggccttctctggactcgctcaagcacctccatgtccttcttgtagcgaggggcccaaaacagaacacagtactcaaggtgcggcctcaccagagctgagtacaggggaacaatcacttccctagccctgctggctacactgcttcttatgcaagccaggatgctgttggccttcttggccacctgagcacactgctggctcatattcagccgactacccaccaatactcccaagtccttctccacgtacatccaagtgctctagcaggttgccaaccatttccCAGTTTAatgatatttaatattaatgcaTTATTCATTATAGCatgtttttctaattatttttttctttttatttaaagggGTAACTGGTGGGGTCATGCTCCATATAAACCTGGCCGACCCTGTTCTGCATGTCCCCCTAGTTTTGGAGGAGGTTGCAGAGAAAATCTTTGTTACAGAGGTATGTGCTATTTCAACAGTTATAATTGGAATGTaaccttttgctttctttcctcattatgctttaaaacagtgaaatagAATATATTATGTGTGTACCCAAACATGGGATAGGGACCTACTTTACTGTGATAAATGAGATCATGTACTATGTGATGTGTGCGGCTGAGTGTCACAAGAGGGATTGGATTATACTGAATTCCTGCTAATTTAAGTCCTGATTGAAGGCTTTTAGTACACAAAGATATAGACTTTAGCTGTATGTTATTTATTGGTCTTTCTGTAAATTATAGTGAAAGTTATGCAGTGATTTGTTTAAAGGGAAAGAGTAGCTCAGTGACATAGCCATATGCATTACtgtaagaaaaatcaagaacaagaaaagaagacattaataattaaatgaaatgacaGCTAAGTCGATTAACTCCTcacaattttcaaaatgttattaGTATTTTAGAGCATTGAatgtaaaatattatgaaactgctatttctttttgtttactCCGTATGCGTGTAACCTAGCTGTTCCTGTTAAGAAAGTTACTCACCTATTcatatgtaaaaaaaagaaaacaacattgtTTCCAAGTACATTCCTTATGTTTCTTATTTAAGTAAGAAATGTAGGTTACTGATGAGTATTTCAACATTAATAACATTATGTATCAGTAAAAGGGCCTCATtttcagctgtcttttttttttttttttttttttttttaccaaattGGATTCTTAATTACAAGCTATCTACGAACCTGGTAGAACTTTTTCAACATCTAATAAGAATATCACCTTTAATCTATTAGTTTCCTGATGGCATAAAGAAAGATACTAAAAAAGGAGCATTAGGAGCATTTTCCTACTAGAGAAATTTCTCCTGCTAGAGAAATTCTAGCATTTTTCAGCACCAGAAAGACAATTGAGTTGTATTATGAAGCTTGATCTCTTGTTATGAAACAATGGGAagttttccttgctttcctaCTTACATTCAACCACCATTTTACGAAAACAAAGCCATGTTACCAAAACATGATAAGGGGGTTGTGTTCCACAAACACTGAGTTATTTCATCTGAGAAATCTTCTTTGATCATTTTCTGAAACAGAGGATTCAGAAAGGCCTTATTCTCCCCATGAACCAGAAGAGGAAACCAATGAGATTGAACGGCAACGATCCAAAGCCCAGGATGCAACGGCGCAAAGCCGGCCAAGAACTCACTCACCTTCAGGCTCTACAGGCAACGATGACagtgagaaaaatgaagtaataagCACACAGCAAATGTGTAAGGAATTTACCTAATTTTCAAGTAGTTAACAAATTTGAACTATGTAGCATGAAATTCATTCTAGTGAAATggctttttgcttgttttagcTCAGATTGTTTCATGTGAAGTACGTCTAAGAGACCAGTGCAAAGGAACAACTTGCAATAGGTAAGGTAAATTTTACAAATTACGCTATAGTTTTGTTATagattactattattattaggAAAGGCTCTATTTGTGTGTGACCTGGAACATTTCCCCTTTTTGTAATCCCAGGATCTAAGGCcaaattgtgttttattttcttaggtATGAATGTCCTGCTGGCTGTTTGGATAGCAAAGCCAAGGTTATTGGAAGTGTACATTATGAAAtggtaaacattttaaaatcagattttgtaCAAATAGAATGTTTAATGAGATGTATTTTCCATTAGaatgttaattaaaattgtattaAGAATGGATTAAAATTGTATTAAGAATggatggcaggggggttggaattagatgatctttaaggacccttccaacccaaaccattctctgattGTTTGATTTTGAAGACCATAAACATTTGATGTAGGCTTTTATTTAAGATAACATCAAACTAAGTTTACATCTGCTATTCTGCGTGTATTGTCTATATGTACTTCATGTGCCTTTTacatgcacagaaataaaatttacatgTCCAGATGTTAAGGTGCAACTGAAGGACAAATACAACAATTTGTGAGTACACTCATATGAATTGTTTCAGTAAGACAGTTCTACTTGTTTAAGTTTAATGCCTAGCATAATTTACCATGGAGAACTGTATAACAGTATAGGAAAAAAGCAGCTACTGTGAACAAGTATACTGTAAATGAGTGTATTTTATCTCTGAATTAAGGCAAAGGGATGTTCTCTTTATTTGAAATAACACCTAAATAGTCAACATCAAACTTAATAGACTATCTACCAAGTTTTTAGTGATACATTgcaattaaaaactgaatttttcatATTAAGTTACAATGGAAAATAGTGGTTTTGTCTGACATGGAACCGcttttcacattgtttttcaGCAATCCAGTATTTGTAAAGCTGCCATACATTATGGCATCCTAGACAATGAAGGTGGTTGGGTTGATGTCACTaggcaaggaaggaaaaattactttatCAAATCTTACAGAAATGGTGTTCAGTCAATTGGGTAAGTttccttaaaattaaaatatatggaaaGGATTTGTTATTTCATGCAAAATATATCACAGTAATAATATTCTGTTCATACTTTTATCATAAAAGGACACGTGGAAATACAGGTATTGTATCCACTATTAAATTTTAGCCAGTGTTTAATGGTGTACAGAAAAGTGGCACaataataatttgtttgtaaatgtaaatgatttATTGTAAAAAAGTAGTACACACTGACGCTAAActagattattttaaatgtttttacatttacTGTATTTGTTATTACAAAGCTGGTAATACTCTCTATAAAATCTCTACTTACATTTTTGATAGTTTCATTACAATTCCATAATATACTTATGATATTTTGCACAAAACTTTGCTCAATTTCTGCATTGGCCAAAAACAGAATAATACTGCATGCTGTGGAAAATTAATTTGGACTTTGTACTACACTGTTCAGGTGCTTATCCAGAGACTGGTATATGAAAATAGATCCAAATACTCACTGACATgctgaaagcaaaaccagaaaagaagTACATAAAAGTAGAGTCTCTCAGCTTGACTGCTACCATGTATAAATATCCATTAATAACTAAAGTATGCTGGAATCTAAGATACTAATAATATCTGCAAACTACACTTCACTATATCTTAATGTATTCTGGAGAGTTGTACATTGCTGTATGTTAGTGTATGTGTAATAGTAGTGTACATGCAAGAGGGTATGAGTAATACTgtattgaaagaaaacagaattatattGAATGATGTATTTAGTTTCTGCTGTGTCTCTGTGTCTCTCTGTTCTCTGCAAACTGATTTCACATGCTGTAAAACCTGTCATAATTTCTCTTGTCAACAGATCTACGTAATTCAGAATAGAAGGAAACACTGGCTAGGTAGACTAAATTCAGAGGCCTAGAAAGCACTGTTTCAGGCATTGATATTAATTGattaaataatgaattaattGTCAATTAAGTAATGTGTTTCTTTGGGTCATCAGATTATTTGACTGTGGTTTAAATTACCCCTCCTTAAAATGAAGATGCAattatctctttttaaaatcttttcgAGACAAAGAGATAAGCAAATAGATACTGATGGATTAGGAGTCAACTTTCTTACAAAAGTAGTGGTAATTaaactacagatttttttcaaagtgaaagGAATTGATTTCCCATCACTTGAAATCTGTGTATTTCTATGCCATCTGAGACAAAACCATACGAGTGTCTGTTCTACAGAGCGTGTTTGGCACTATCTTCTGAGTATCAGAACACAGGAGTGAGGTATCCAAACTCATTTTTGTTTACTGTGGGTACAGATAATAATTGTATCATAGCTGACAGTAATGTCtaatttggttttggttttgtgattGAGGTGCtagaaaaaatatgttagaGGCCTTATGGATTAAATACATATTACATAAATACATAGTacataatacataaataaaggACCAAGCCTATACCTTCTCTTCATCGTTTCAGCAAACTTCTGCTTCTGTGTAGCACAATAGTACATAATTCTTCGTTAAGAAGACGTAAGTGAGGAATAAGTGAAGGAGACATTGTCTCCTTCGTTAACGAAGGAGACAATGTCTTgaattttcttctatatttaCTAATAAAAAATTGACTAGCTAAAATGACATAAAAGACATAAAGCATTAAAAGATGTTATTTATTGActatttccattatttcttgTTTAGAAAATACCAATCTGCCAATTCCTTCACAGTCTCTAAAGTTACAGGTtagtatttatttcttataaaCTCAGTTACTTTGAATTACAGTTTTCTAAATAGCACACATTAATTGgtttctgttttactttattCAGTTCAAGCTATCACCTGTGAAACAACAGTAGAACAATTGTGTCCTTTTCAAAAACCAGCCTCACACTGTCCAAGGTAAAATTCTTTGaatcttttattattacaaaGTGCTCCCATATTTTCCATCAGATAATAATTATCTGTAATTGTCATTGACAAAGGTGACAGTAAAAGCTGTAAAAGTGAAGTCATAAATGTTTTACTAACATATTT includes:
- the CRISPLD1 gene encoding cysteine-rich secretory protein LCCL domain-containing 1 isoform X2 → MKMTWDVELERSAESWAETCLWEHGPASLLPSIGQNLGAHWGRYRPPTFHVQAWYDEVRDFTYPHPHECNPYCPYKCSGPVCTHYTQVVWATSSRIGCAINLCHNMNIWGQIWPKAVYLVCNYSPKGNWWGHAPYKPGRPCSACPPSFGGGCRENLCYREDSERPYSPHEPEEETNEIERQRSKAQDATAQSRPRTHSPSGSTGNDDSEKNEVISTQQMSQIVSCEVRLRDQCKGTTCNRYECPAGCLDSKAKVIGSVHYEMQSSICKAAIHYGILDNEGGWVDVTRQGRKNYFIKSYRNGVQSIGKYQSANSFTVSKVTVQAITCETTVEQLCPFQKPASHCPRVYCPRNCMQANPHYARVIGTRIYSDISSICRAAVHAGVVRNQGGYVDVMPVDKRKVYIASFQNGIFSESLQNPPGSKAFRVFAVV
- the CRISPLD1 gene encoding cysteine-rich secretory protein LCCL domain-containing 1 isoform X1; its protein translation is MKYVVQEWLRVTTLLFIAQAISAMVLPNATLLEELLEKYMDEDGEWWIAKQRGKRAITDSDMQSILDLHNKLRGQVYPPASNMEYMTWDVELERSAESWAETCLWEHGPASLLPSIGQNLGAHWGRYRPPTFHVQAWYDEVRDFTYPHPHECNPYCPYKCSGPVCTHYTQVVWATSSRIGCAINLCHNMNIWGQIWPKAVYLVCNYSPKGNWWGHAPYKPGRPCSACPPSFGGGCRENLCYREDSERPYSPHEPEEETNEIERQRSKAQDATAQSRPRTHSPSGSTGNDDSEKNEVISTQQMSQIVSCEVRLRDQCKGTTCNRYECPAGCLDSKAKVIGSVHYEMQSSICKAAIHYGILDNEGGWVDVTRQGRKNYFIKSYRNGVQSIGKYQSANSFTVSKVTVQAITCETTVEQLCPFQKPASHCPRVYCPRNCMQANPHYARVIGTRIYSDISSICRAAVHAGVVRNQGGYVDVMPVDKRKVYIASFQNGIFSESLQNPPGSKAFRVFAVV